A single region of the Sphingobium sp. TKS genome encodes:
- a CDS encoding YjgN family protein yields MDQERIGGDGFAFEGNWRDYAPIAFSNLLLTIVTLGIYRFWATTRTRRYLWANTRFIDDRLEWTGTGKELFLGFLMVLVLIGIPFLFLQFGAQALILQGHEGIAAILTLAAFVTIFYMVGLARFRALRYRLSRTWWHGIRGGSDDQGFGYGISYMWKSFVGTLAAGLMIPWSMMSLWNERWNKMSFGPHMFEAAGDHGPTFRRFLLFYLFPIVAVIVGAILAFVAIPLDGMQPGGNAGKVAGMFLGILFFVVAIYAGLGLIALAFYASFFREAVEGLSLTGLNFHFYARTKDWFLLFLGDIALVICTLGIGSIFLQYRHWKFFVTHMGATGTIYTDELTQSQTKTSRHGEGLLDALDVGAF; encoded by the coding sequence ATGGATCAGGAACGCATTGGCGGCGACGGCTTCGCCTTTGAGGGGAATTGGCGCGACTATGCGCCGATCGCCTTCTCCAACCTGCTGCTGACGATCGTGACGCTGGGTATCTATCGCTTCTGGGCGACGACGCGGACGCGGCGCTATCTCTGGGCGAACACGCGCTTCATCGACGATCGGCTGGAATGGACCGGCACGGGCAAGGAATTGTTCCTGGGCTTCCTGATGGTGCTGGTATTGATCGGCATTCCCTTCCTCTTCCTGCAATTTGGCGCGCAAGCGCTCATTCTCCAAGGGCATGAGGGCATCGCCGCGATCCTGACGCTCGCAGCCTTTGTGACGATCTTCTACATGGTCGGTCTCGCCCGCTTCCGCGCACTGCGCTATCGCCTGAGCCGCACCTGGTGGCACGGCATTCGCGGCGGCAGCGACGACCAGGGCTTTGGCTACGGCATTTCCTATATGTGGAAGAGCTTTGTCGGCACATTGGCAGCGGGACTGATGATCCCCTGGTCGATGATGTCGCTGTGGAACGAGCGCTGGAACAAGATGAGCTTCGGCCCGCATATGTTCGAGGCAGCGGGCGATCATGGCCCGACCTTCAGGCGCTTCCTGCTTTTCTATCTCTTTCCCATCGTGGCCGTCATCGTCGGCGCCATCCTTGCCTTTGTCGCCATCCCGCTCGACGGCATGCAGCCGGGCGGGAACGCCGGGAAGGTCGCGGGCATGTTCCTGGGCATATTGTTCTTCGTGGTGGCGATCTATGCCGGTCTGGGCCTGATCGCGCTCGCCTTCTATGCCAGCTTCTTCCGGGAAGCGGTGGAGGGTCTGTCGCTCACCGGCCTCAACTTCCATTTCTATGCCCGAACCAAGGACTGGTTCCTGCTGTTCCTGGGCGACATCGCGCTGGTCATCTGCACGCTCGGCATCGGGTCGATCTTCCTGCAATATCGCCACTGGAAGTTCTTCGTGACCCATATGGGCGCGACCGGGACCATCTACACCGACGAACTGACCCAATCGCAGACGAAGACCAGCCGCCATGGCGAAGGCCTGCTCGACGCGCTCGACGTGGGGGCTTTCTGA
- a CDS encoding HPP family protein, whose amino-acid sequence MKWATTDAMSWRRIGLAGSVFLATLALFGGLAYHFAIVAMWMPLVNSVALIATTPSAPSARPWPIMAGHAATAFVGSLAGWMFGASVLVAIIAATLGLLLMMAARAVHPPAAATGLVFTLHPVPPHVAVPLLMLGAGAVTLIGMALRRWDRPSA is encoded by the coding sequence ATGAAGTGGGCGACGACCGATGCGATGTCGTGGCGGCGGATCGGGCTGGCAGGCTCGGTCTTTCTCGCCACCCTCGCGCTGTTCGGTGGGCTCGCTTATCATTTCGCGATCGTTGCGATGTGGATGCCGCTGGTCAATTCGGTCGCGTTGATTGCCACGACCCCCTCGGCTCCCTCGGCGCGGCCCTGGCCGATCATGGCGGGGCATGCCGCGACCGCGTTCGTCGGTTCGCTGGCCGGCTGGATGTTCGGCGCTTCGGTGCTGGTCGCGATCATCGCCGCCACGCTCGGCCTGCTGCTGATGATGGCGGCCCGTGCGGTCCATCCGCCCGCGGCGGCGACGGGGCTCGTCTTCACGCTGCATCCGGTGCCCCCGCATGTCGCGGTGCCGCTGCTGATGCTGGGCGCCGGTGCGGTGACGCTGATCGGCATGGCGCTGCGCCGCTGGGATCGCCCGTCCGCATGA